The following nucleotide sequence is from Phaenicophaeus curvirostris isolate KB17595 chromosome 12, BPBGC_Pcur_1.0, whole genome shotgun sequence.
ATCTGTGTGCAAGTTATCCTTTTTAAGTGATCCCTGCTCCATGCAGAAGAGCAGTGTGATTTACCCCAGCTGCCCTCTTCCACAGCTGCCGTGAGAACAATGTGTCACACAGGTGGTGCTTCCGTCCAGTACTTTGTAACAGAGATAATCACCTGCCCTTATACTGAGAATAACCTGTAGTAGAAGACAAAGGTACTGGCTTCAGAGATAGACCCAAATCTATACAATACTATTTAATCTTCTTAGGGACTGCAGGTATTAAACTGGATTGGCTGTTCCTCCAGCAATATGTCCTTCATACCTGATCCTCTCTTGTATTAGAACTCTGCTAGCAGAGGCATTGTGAACATGGGATCATTTTCATCTGCCTCTCTCCACAACAGTATCTCCCATCTGGCTGTTAAGTGTCAAAGAGCTTCCAGCACTACTCAACTACTTCCAACCACTACTCAACCAACTCCCTCTCCTCTTGGACAGCCTCGTTGGAAGGTAAGGTGTGGAGGTTTCTTTGATTGCTTCAGATCTGTTATGACTGAGACAGTACAATCCATGAGAAATTACTTGATCGGGAGTTGACCTGTAAGAGGCAatacattctgaaaaaaaatattaaacacagAAGATTAGAGAAACAAGGAGGCTGATGGTCAAGTATTGTGAAAGGCTGGAGAGCTCTTGCAGTTGGTCCTGGCTTTGAATATGTTTCTGCAATAGACCTTGCAAAAGGTCTTTTAAGCATCTCATTTTACAGAGGGCAATctaaaacagtatttaaatagGGGCATGTACATATGTCTCCAGTTATCTCTGTTGTTCTTTTTACTCTTTGTTAGGGAGGGTTCTTTTCTAATAATACGTACTTTGTTGTACATACTATATTATGCAGTTGCGCCATATGCATGTTCATGCTCTTTCAACATATGGAAAGCAAAGGTTATATCATCTGTTTATCTAGGTGCTCCCACAACCCTCTATTACTGTTGCTGTAGTGATCCTCCCAACTATTTAAAAGAAGATAATAATGCTTGTCTTGTAAGAAATTTAGGCTGATTACTTCACTGGGTCTTATGCAAGAGGGTAAGTGTGCGATAACTTGTATGTATGAAGAGCTTATCTGAGAATGGCTTACAAAACTGTGATCCACATCCAGCTCAAGAATAATGCAACATTCCCacactgggggaaaaaaaaaatccatgaagaGTGGTACTCTAAGATAAACATTCAACTAGTGCTGTCGGGTAAATTCTGTCCAGCCCCAAATCACTATCTCCATACTGTCACAGCTGTAGGCTCTGTCACTCTGgcatttacaatttcttttccctttctaaatGCTGTTCAAATAGTTATGCAAGATATGCTAATTACTCCCCAATAAAAGGTATGTTTACAATTCCACTTTGCCAATTCTGATTTCTACAGAAAGGGCTTGAAACAGTGTAATCATAGAAACAAATGGATATTCAGCACCTGCAGTTTTACTAGAACCAAgtcttcctcctgctcttctcaaactgagggaaaaaagcTCTCCAGTGCTTAGTTTGTATTCTGTGGGAGTGCAAGACTGGAGAGCCAGGAAACAACAGAGTTGGGGACTATCAAGCAGTTTTCACCCTCTTGTTGAGGTTACTTGGTCTTTTTGGAGGGAGGTTTTAACAGCATGACCTTGTCTTCAGAGCATCATCTTTTCTAGCAGTTTAAAGTAGGTTCCTTAACAGAAGCTATATCCTTTCCTCACCAGAATACTGACCCAATCATTAATAATACAGAGTAACAACTGGACTTAATGAAAGCCACAAACATTAATAAGTGCTGGATATGGGCATTAGGCGGGATCAGAATTCAGCTCAGATTAGACTGTCTTGGACAACTCCTCGCTATATTAAACCAAACCTATGTTTATTAATCAGCATAGCCtccaggcatttaaaaaaaagaagagtgaaaCCTGAATCTAGATCTGATTTTACTCATTTAAGTCCATTTCTTTCaattgaaaaaaaggaaagcagtcaGCAAAGTAGTTACCCAAATTGTGGGAAGTTGCagtactttatttttcacactaaattttcttttgcaggaTCCTACACTTTGAGTCATGCAGTTTCACTCCTGACACTTAATATCAGCTAGAACCTCCAATGGTGGATGTAAGTGCAAACCACTGATCAAGAGAGGTCTTCAGTATCTTCTGGACACGGCTCCGATTTTTGAACCCTTAGGAAATGCATTTACCACGGAGAAGACGGCTACAACGGAGCCGAATCTTTTTCTTGCTGGCTGTAGTGTTGGTCCTCTCTCTCTATCAGCTCCAGTTCAGCCCCTCTGCCCTTCCAGCACCACACACAGCACCCCAACCCACAGATGCTGTCAAAGTGACCTCCAGGGACCTCTCCAGCAACAAGACTGCCATAACAGGCAATGCCACAGCAGCACCCAAAATAAGGCACTGTGTATTTGTGGATCCTGAGCCAACAGTGCCCATCACTAAATCAGTGGATAAAACACCACAGCaagaaaatgtcagtgaaatCTCCCCAGATGAAAAGCCACCATATGAGTCCAAAGGAGAATATCCCCAAGACCTATTCAGTGTGGAAGAACGCAGGCAAGGGTGGGTTGTACTTCACATCTTTGGCATGATATATGTATTTGTGGCCTTGGCCATAGTGTGTGATGAGTATTTTGTCCCCGCTTTGGGAGTGATCACAGAGAAGTTGCAGATCTCTGAAGATGTGGCTGGAGCCACTTTCATGGCAGCAGGTGGATCAGCACCAGAACTCTTCACCTCCCTCATAGGTGTCTTCATCTCTCACAGCAATGTGGGCATCGGTACCATTGTGGGTTCAGCAGTGTTTAATATCCTCTTTGTCATTGGCACCTGTGCCGTCTTCTCAAGGGAGATACTCCACCTGACATGGTGGCCCTTATTTAGAGACATCTCATTCTACATTGTAGACTTACTGATGCTCATCCTGTTTTTTCTAGACAGTGTCATTGATTGGTGGGAAAGCCTCCTTTTACTGACTGCTTATGCTACATATGTATTCACTATGAAACAGAACGTGTACCTAGAACAATGGGTGAAGCAGGAACTGAACAAGAAGCTAAGTGCTGTGCAGGCAGCATCAGCAGAGCATATACGGAAGGTTGGTGTCCTTATTGTTCAGAGGGCAAGTTGGAAACAATTTGTAGCATAAACCACAAGAGAAAATTGCATCTCCTTCACAAAGTGCACATTCAAACAAAACCTCGGGATACAGGTACTGATTAATAATTGTGGTTATAAAATGAGGGAAATGCAATCTAGATAGCAGAGATTGTAAGAGATTAGAGAACACCTCTAAAATGGTGTTTTACCCATGCAGCTACTAAAGATACCATTTGCGGTCACTTACGTACTTTCAAAGACATGCGTGGGATTTTGCTCACTCCGTTGTTGTAAAGGAGTTTCAGAAAAAACACAGGAACATGTTGTTAGTCTGGGAACAGCATTTGACAATTCTGTgttaaacagaggaaaaaaaggctttggaTAAGAGGCACCGCCCAAGCCTCTTTCAACTGAGAGATGGAAGAAATTCGCTTTTCCCCATTCTGTTGCTGGGTGTGTCACTTGTTAAACAGcctgcagcacagaaagggaTCTGGCAGCCTTTAGCAACCATCACCACCTCTCCCAGTCACCATTTGGCAACAAGATCAAAATGCCCAAATCCCGTTTCCGTGCACTGACCACAGCTGTATGTGCTCTGAAACACAATTCCATGTGCCTCTGGCGCTCAAACACGGAGGTCTGTAGCTGTAACCATGCATTCCAAGGCCCTTCACTGATTGTCTTTTGGAGGAAGTGTTGACTGCTTACACAAAGATAGTATCTGAATGTGTCCCCACAGCCAATTACCCTTCCAGACTGGAAGATCTGGCAAGGATGTGGTCTCCAGAACACTTGGGGGTTTGTCTTCTTGAGTGTGCCTAcctacttcttcctcctctgtccCTCCTCATTTCCCCTACTGCATCTTTGTCCTCTTGACCTGTGCTACTGCCATCTGTTGAGCAGAGACCGTTAGGTTTCAGATAGTCCTCTGGCTTTGGCATGCTTTACTAGTCAGATGTGCGTCACAGGCACTCAAGCATGCTTTGCTTTGTGTGGTCTTGGCACTCCACATAatttaaggaaagaaaggaagaggggtGAGGATAGTTGAAGTGGGGCGGAATCAAGAAAgggctttactttttttctccttgtctgtctTTCAGCCAGGACTCAAAGCTGGGAGTCCTGAAAGGTTGTGTGTTGTATTCTAGTGGGATACATGCAGAATATACTGCAGCTATACACATACATCACTGTGGACATCACCAATCATCACAAATGAAATCCAACCGTTcaggctgaagaaaaaaaaaaccctgtaattGAAGTTTACAGAGAACTCTCACTAGCATATAGTAGCATGACAAAGAGTTGCTGGTCTCTCACTCTTGGGAGAAATAAATTACCTATATGGAAAATAATGCtgatcactggaaaaaaaataccccttTGCACCTTCACTCTGCCTCTGCTGGAAAAAGAGTCAGGGTACAGATGTTTGGGGTTGAAGTCCAGAGCTGCCTATATCTATAGGAACCAGATGGCAGAGGCCATTTGAGTCCACCTCCAGTTACCTGCATCATCACTGAGGAGCTGTAGGTAGAATCCTGTTTCTCCTGGAGGCCACATGGTTTAAGGAGAGCACATAGCTACAGCTTTTTCAGTTGCATCCATGTATTAGCTGTCTCACTGTGTCACAGGCATACTCAGAAGAGCTATCATTATATCCTGAAAAAGCAGGTGAAGTGGTAGTGATGTTCAATCACTTTTGTTCTTGCTTGCATGCAGAAAAGCAGTGGGGCAGTTGCAGATGATGGAACAAAGAAGCCAGCAGATGGCAAGAAGCTGCAGGTAGGTCTAAGCAACTTTACAGGGATCTGAAGCCAATGTATTTTGAACCTCTCTCTATGTCAGGTTGTGAATAAAGGTGTCAACTTCTGTGTCAAGAAACCTGGACCAAATCCTACTTGGTGCAAAGAACCAGCCATGCTTGGCACAACACCCACAGCTTACTTAAGAGGCCACCTGACTGAGTTGTGTCCTTGAGGGAATTTTTATCAAAATTAAGAGATGGCTCAGGCTTCTGAAGTGGATTTTACTAGCAGAATGCTATTAATTCCTTGATGTAAATAAGCATGGAGAAAATCAGGGCATGGCTTTTCTTACCTAGTTTCATGGTCAGTTTTCCTCCTGAGCTCCCAAAGCAGAGGCTGTAGGGTCTGCCCTTCTGCATAGTCAACACTGAAGAGCTCATTCCTCTGCTTCTGGTTAAACTGCTGCccctttgtcttctctgtggcTGCCAGCCGTTACATGGAGAGGCTGATCTGAATTAGTGGCTGCATATGTACATAAAATACAGGTGTTAGCTTCCTCGAATGAATGCTGTTTGTTCCTTTGTGCACGTAACCTACCTGTACTAATTAACATTCAGTCAAAAGCTCATTAGGACTCTGGTGTTGACTATAAGAACATAGCACTAGAGCTTTTGAGTTGAGTCAGGACACTTGACAGGACGGTAGCATTACCTTTTATCGGCATATAAATCTACACAGTTATTAATAAGTTTATGACTAAAAGCACTACATACTTTgagtattgtaatttataatgacattgTATTGATGCTGATCTAAGGACAGGTTGGCCTACTACCTTATGAGCATGTCTCTTGCTGTGAACGGTAGGCACTGACAGCCATCCTGTGAACTCAAATGCAGAGGCTGTTTAAAAATCCATGCCAGGGTTGCTCCTTGGGTTGGAGAAATCAGCCTCTGTAAAAATGCATTCTGGGGGTAAAGGTGAACCAACAGTGGAGAAGTTTTGACGAGGAAACTGCTATTGACTGCTGCATTGTACCTTTCCATAGCCTGCATCAGCTTTACAGCgaggcagcagctcagcctcCCTACACAACTCTCAAATGCGCAGCACCATCTTCCAACTCATGATCCACACCCTGGACCCCCTGGCAGAAGGTGAGTGAATGCTCTGCATCTGAGGGAGTTGGCTTTGCAGCCCTGAGCGCAGAGCAGCGTAACTGGGAATACAGTCTTTGTTAAGTCAGGATGTTGGAGGCCAGCAACTCACCCTTGAAATGAAGCTTTGAACATCACAGATAACATTAGGTGGAGGGAGCTCTACAACAGCGGGAGTTACCCCTTCTGACCACATAGCTAGCAAGGACA
It contains:
- the SLC24A1 gene encoding sodium/potassium/calcium exchanger 1 isoform X2, translating into MHLPRRRRLQRSRIFFLLAVVLVLSLYQLQFSPSALPAPHTAPQPTDAVKVTSRDLSSNKTAITGNATAAPKIRHCVFVDPEPTVPITKSVDKTPQQENVSEISPDEKPPYESKGEYPQDLFSVEERRQGWVVLHIFGMIYVFVALAIVCDEYFVPALGVITEKLQISEDVAGATFMAAGGSAPELFTSLIGVFISHSNVGIGTIVGSAVFNILFVIGTCAVFSREILHLTWWPLFRDISFYIVDLLMLILFFLDSVIDWWESLLLLTAYATYVFTMKQNVYLEQWVKQELNKKLSAVQAASAEHIRKKSSGAVADDGTKKPADGKKLQPASALQRGSSSASLHNSQMRSTIFQLMIHTLDPLAEAKFRDRVDILSNITKAKAETLAGQGSKPEEEDKKAPSTVQVTPASDSEPSKDKEKADALQDGQPSSDSDSSEDSSSESEEDNDDDSTDDDDENDQPLSLEWPETRKKQAIYLFLFPIVFPLWSTLPDVRNPDSKKFFVITFFGSILWIAAFSYLMVWWAHQVGETIGISEEIMGLTILAAGTSIPDLITSVIVARKGLGDMAVSSSVGSNIFDITVGLPVPWFLYSVFNGLSPVAVSSNGLFCAIVLLFLMLLFVIISIAVCKWKMNKLLGLTMFALYFVFLIVSVMLEDKIISCPVSV
- the SLC24A1 gene encoding sodium/potassium/calcium exchanger 1 isoform X1; the encoded protein is MHLPRRRRLQRSRIFFLLAVVLVLSLYQLQFSPSALPAPHTAPQPTDAVKVTSRDLSSNKTAITGNATAAPKIRHCVFVDPEPTVPITKSVDKTPQQENVSEISPDEKPPYESKGEYPQDLFSVEERRQGWVVLHIFGMIYVFVALAIVCDEYFVPALGVITEKLQISEDVAGATFMAAGGSAPELFTSLIGVFISHSNVGIGTIVGSAVFNILFVIGTCAVFSREILHLTWWPLFRDISFYIVDLLMLILFFLDSVIDWWESLLLLTAYATYVFTMKQNVYLEQWVKQELNKKLSAVQAASAEHIRKKSSGAVADDGTKKPADGKKLQPASALQRGSSSASLHNSQMRSTIFQLMIHTLDPLAEAKFRDRVDILSNITKAKAETLAGQGSKPEAEEDKKAPSTVQVTPASDSEPSKDKEKADALQDGQPSSDSDSSEDSSSESEEDNDDDSTDDDDENDQPLSLEWPETRKKQAIYLFLFPIVFPLWSTLPDVRNPDSKKFFVITFFGSILWIAAFSYLMVWWAHQVGETIGISEEIMGLTILAAGTSIPDLITSVIVARKGLGDMAVSSSVGSNIFDITVGLPVPWFLYSVFNGLSPVAVSSNGLFCAIVLLFLMLLFVIISIAVCKWKMNKLLGLTMFALYFVFLIVSVMLEDKIISCPVSV